The region TGAGGAAGTCTATGTGGGGCAACAACCCGGTTTCGTGATCAAAGATCAAGAGATGAAGTATTACAAGCTACACAAGGCGTtgtatggtttgaaacaagctccaagagcttaGAACAAACGTATTGACGGCTTTCTTATTGACATTGGTTTCAAACGATGTGTATCCGAACATGGAGTTTATGTGAGATCGGATACGAATGATGGTGTGATTATACTTTGCTTGTATGTAGATGATCTCTTGATTACGGGCAGCCATGACAAGAGTTTTTCAAGGTTAAAAAGTGAGCTCATGAGAGAGTTTGAGATGACAGACCTTGGTGTCATGAATTACTTCCTTGGCATAGAGTTTCACAAGTCAAAAGTGGGGTTGCTTATGCACCAAAGGAGGTATGCTCTAGATATTTTGAAAAAGTGTGATAGGGAGCATTGTAATGCTTCTATTACACCTTGTGAGGCTAGAGTGCAGATGTCAAAAAGTGATGAGGAGGATGATATCGATCCAACGCTTTACCGGAGCTTGATTGGATCATTACGGTATTTATGCAATACGCGACCGAATTTGGCTTTTAGTGTCGGTATTACgagtagattcatggagagaTCGAAGGTGTCTCACTTGGCGGCGGTCAAGAGGATCCTTAGATATATGAAAGGTACTCTTGGTTGCGGAATTCTCTTTCCCGCATCGGACACGGGGCGTAAGTGCAATTTACTTGGCTACACCGGTTCTAATTGGTGCGGAGATAAAGATGACCGAAAATCGACGGCGGGGTACATCTTTATGTTTGGTAGTAcaccaatctcttggtgttcGAAAAAGGAACCGGTTGTAGCACTCTCTTCTTGTGAGGCCGAGTACATAGCAGCGTCGTTAAGTGCGTGCCAAGCTATGTGGCTTATGAATCTATTGAAGGAATTGGGATGTGGTGATGATGCTGCCATCATACTGTTTGTAGACAATGTTTCCGCAATAAATCTTGCGAAGAATCTGATTGCTCACGGAaggagcaagcatattgagatgcGGTTTTATTATTTGAGAGAATTGGTCAGTGATGGAAAGCTTATATTGAGTTATTGCCGAAGCGAAGACCAAGTCGTGGATTTGTTGACAAAGGGTGTGAGAAATGATGTGTCCAAGAGGATAAAGAAGTGCTTGAGCATGGTGGACTTGGAGCAACTAAAGTGATGTGGTGTGTTAATTGAAATTAAATTCTATTTTTACCCTTTCAAATATTAACATAATTTATTTTTTAGAGTCACTTTAGTTGTATCATTTTATTCTCAATGTATAAATACTTGTGTAATGTTCCAATTCAAAATTAATGCCAAAATTAATACTCATCCAATATTACTCTATTCTCTCTAATTCTCTCTcaacttcatcttccccaattttcttttcttccaCCATTGTCAAACCTTCAAGGTTGAATTTTATGTTCTAACAATTTCATCACTTCCCTTTTCACATGTAGGGTATACACCCTCTTGTGCCAATTGTGGATCTCTTTTGAAAACTTCTAATACTCTCTCTAATCATTATAGATGTTCAACAAAAATTTCATGATTTCCTCATCAAAAGTCCTGGATGATGATGCTTCCTCCTTATCCTATTGTGACTCCAAATGACTCTGCAATTTCCTTCTTGTCAAAACCAACCATTAGCTTAATCATTTCATCATGTTGCATGCTTGTCATAGAGTGCCTTTTGCACACGGAAGTGATTAAGTAAGTGAAGTATAGTATTCCCTCTTTAATCTAAGAACAAATCATAATTTATTCACAAATTACTTTCTTGATGTTTATGGGTTGCGAAGTAGTGATGTAGTTAAGGCGTATCAGCCTAGCCTTGTTGATATCTTCGTTAAATGTTGTGGGCAACACCAAATGTTTTAGGAATCGATACCATACCGTTGGTATAAGTTTCAGATTCATGCATAAAACTTTTCATGATCCAAAATAATTGTTATTTATCTATTATGTTCTAGAAACACAACGCCTCCATAGTCATGTTCAGGTCAACTTTGTGGAAATAACTTTTGATGATAACAATTAATATCTTCTGATAAGTCAAACATTAGTCATTAAACAAATAAAGATGCAAACCTAACTATTAGGGTTTGATAGACTTGACTATCTGATAATGACAATCAATGGAATACCACTCAAGCCTCAACTCAAGTGAACTCAAGCAAATGTCTACAAAAGAAAGTATCTAACAAAATCTTGAAGTGCAAGAAAGTCCTACCTTAATTAGTATGAGTGAAAACTTTGTAAAGCATAAGGGTGTTCTCGTAAAAATGCATGGTTAAATCACACACAAAAACATATTTTTAAATTGAGTTTTCTTAAGAAAATATATTCAAGAATTCTTGAAGTTGTGTCAGATGAGTTGGAAGCTGT is a window of Lathyrus oleraceus cultivar Zhongwan6 chromosome 6, CAAS_Psat_ZW6_1.0, whole genome shotgun sequence DNA encoding:
- the LOC127095152 gene encoding uncharacterized mitochondrial protein AtMg00810-like, producing MDVEYAFLNGPLVEEVYVGQQPGFVIKDQEMKYYKLHKALYDDLLITGSHDKSFSRLKSELMREFEMTDLGVMNYFLGIEFHKSKVGLLMHQRRYALDILKKCDREHCNASITPCEARVQMSKSDEEDDIDPTLYRSLIGSLRYLCNTRPNLAFSVGITSRFMERSKVSHLAAVKRILRYMKGTLGCGILFPASDTGRKCNLLGYTGSNWCGDKDDRKSTAGYIFMFGSTPISWCSKKEPVVALSSCEAEYIAASLSACQAMWLMNLLKELGCGDDAAIILFVDNVSAINLAKNLIAHGRSKHIEMRFYYLRELVSDGKLILSYCRSEDQVVDLLTKGVRNDVSKRIKKCLSMVDLEQLK